TTCAATGGGGGGGGTGTTTATGGACAAGAAAAAATGGGTCACCGAACTGGCCAAGATTGTCGGGGTTGGGAATGTTCTGTCAACCCGGGAGGATTTAATCGTCTATGAATGTGATGGTCATACCATCGATAAAGCTCCTCCCGATGTGGTTGTTTTTCCCACCTCCACGCAACAAGTGGTCGATATTGTTAAGTTTGCCTATCGAGAAAAAATTCCCTTCGTCGGTCGCGGAGCCGGAACGGGATTGAGCGGAGGAGCTTTATCTCTCCAGGGAGGGATTGTCATCGAGTTTTGTAAGATGAACCGAATCCTGGAAATTGATTATGAAAACAAGCGGGCCGTGGTGGAACCGGGGGTTGTTAACTTACATCTCAGTGAAGCCCTTTCAGAGCAAGGATACTATTATGTACCGGATCCCTCGAGCCAGGCTTCCTGTACAATCGGCGGAAACATTGCCGAAAATTCCGGAGGACCTCACACCCTGAAATATGGAGTCACCACCAACCATGTATTGGGTCTGGAAGTCGTTTTGCCGGATGGAGAGGTCATTCAAGTGGGGGGTAAGATGGAAGATCCCCTGGGCTATGATCTAACCGGGATTCTGGTAGGCTCCGAAGGAACCTTCGGATTGGTAACCAAAGCGATTGTACGCATTATGCATAAACCGGAAGCAGTTAAAACCCTACTGGGTATTTTTGATACAGTGGATGACGCCAGCAGTACCGTTTCGGGAATTATTGCCCGGGGAATCATTCCAGGAGCTCTGGAAATGATGGATAACCTGGTCATTCAGGCGGTAGAGGCAGCTACCCAAATCGGTTATCCCCTGGATGCCGGGGCCGTCCTCATTATTGAACTGGATGGATTTAAGGAGGGAATGGAAGAGCTGGCAGATCAGATTATCCAGGTTTGTAAGGAAAATCGGGTTCGAGAAGTCCGTGTTGCCCGCTCTGAGGAAGAACGTGCCATAATTTGGAAGGGCCGTAAGGGTGCCTTTAGTGCCATCGGTCGTCTCTCCCCTACGTATTATACCCAGGACGGTGTGATCCCCAGAACCCGACTGCCGGAAGTTTTAAGGAAAATAGCCGAAATCTCCCAAAAATATGGACTGCGTATTCCCAACGTTTTCCATGCCGGAGATGGAAATCTTCACCCGCTTATCCTCTTTGATCTTCGCGATAAAAAACAGGTGGAAAAAGCCCTGGAAGCGGGTAGGGAAATCCTCAAAGTTTGTGTGGACGTGGGAGGAAGTATCACGGGAGAACACGGGATCGGAGTCGAAAAAAACAACTATATGCCCTGGATCTTTACTCCTGAAGATTTAGAAGCCATGCGTCGAGTTAAAACCGTTTTTAATCCGGATAATCTGCTGAATCCAGGAAAGGTATTTCCTACCTCCAAAGGCTGCAGTGCAGAAGCCAGGTTTTACGGTAAAGTAGCTTAGGGAAAGGAAATTCTCGAGGGAGAGAATAGGAGAAAGGAAGAACGGAAGAATAAATCGTAGATGGCTTATTTTCTCCTTCTTTTATTCTTCTATTCTCATTTATCTTGGATAACCTTATCAAAGAGCTTATCAATATTGTTGGGGAACCCCACCTTTTGACCTCAGAGATGGATCCCTACAGGGTAGAAGGTCGGGTTCCCAAAGCCATCGTTTTCCCGGGTACCATTCTGGAAGTTTCTGAAATCCTGGCCCTGGCCGATAAAGAGGGAGTCAGTGTTATTCCCCGTGGAAGTGGGACGAAGATGCATTTGGGTGGAATTCCCAAAAGGGTTGATTTGGTTCTTTCATTGACCCGCCTCAACCAAATACTTGAATACGAATCGGCAGATCTAACCGTGAGGACCCAGGCCGGTATTACCTTGGCAAATCTTCAAAGTACCCTTGCTCAAAGGGGTCAATTTCTGGCATTGGATCCTCCCTTTGCTTCCAAGGCCACCATCGGTGGGATTTTGTCCACTAACTCCTCTGGACCTTGCAGACTTCTTTATGGAACGGCGCGAGACCTGGTTATCGGAATCAAGGTGGTTCACCCGGGCGGTATGGTAACCAAGGGTGGGGGGAAGGTTGTTAAAAATGTGGCCGGGTATGATATGAATAAGCTCTATATAGGAGCTTTAGGAACTTTAGGGGTGATTGTGGAGGCTAATTTTAAGCTTCGTCCTCTCCCCAGGATGGAGAAAACTCTGTGGGCCACCTTTCCGTCCCTCTCAACGGCCTTTGAAGCTGTCACCAGGATTTTCAAATCCGAACTGAGTCCGGCGTTCCTGGAGTTGTTTAATCCCTTGGCCGGAACCTTGTTAAGTCGGGTTATTGAGATTCAAACCCCTGAAAATAATTTCATCGTAGCCATGGGAGCCGATGAGGTGCCGGAAGCAGTCGAACGGCAGGTAACCCAGGCAGAAAGGGTTTGTAAAGAATCCGGCGCAACCGATACCCTGATTTTAGCCGGAGAGACAGAAGGGAAACTCCGGAGATCTATTCGGGAGTTTTTCACACTGGCCACTACCCATACCCGTACAACCTTAAGTTGTAAGGCCAGTATCCCCCCCAAAACCGTTGGGGAACTTTTCCAAATTGTCCATGGGATGGAAAAAAGGTATGAAGTACCCGGTCTGCTTCAAGCCCATGCAGGAAATGGAATCGTTTATGTTTACTTTTCCCGGCCGGAAACTCCTATAGAAACATGGGTTAAAATGATTGAGGAACTGAGAACTTCGGTTGTTAATTTAGGTGGAAATCTGGTTGTGGAGTTGGCTCCCATTAATTTGAAAGAAAGGATCGATATCTGGGGGCACCCGGGAAGTAGCTTTCGCCTGATGCAGGGAATTAAAGCCCAATTCGATCCCCATAACATTTTAAATCCGGGGAGGTTTGTGGGAGGATTGTAAATGGAAACAGCAGAATCCAATGTTCTAAATTTAGGGTTTGATAATATAGATCCACCCAACTACGATAGGATTTTGGGATGTATCCACTGTGGACTTTGCCTGCAGAAATGCCCTACTTATCGGGAACTTGGGGTAGAAGCCGATTCTCCTCGTGGACGAATTTATTTAATCAAATCGGTTGCCGATGGGATTCTTCCTATTAATGAGAAATTTGTGGAACATATGTACCTGTGTCTGGATTGTCGGGCTTGCGAAACTGCCTGCCCCTCTGGGGTCCACTTTGGAGAAATCATGGAAGCAGCCCGAGGCCAGATCGAGCGGAACTGGAAGCGACCTTTCCTTACCAGACTAATCCGGGATACGGTTTTTAAGGGTATTTTTCCTTATCCCAAACGGATCAGGCTTCTTGCCTCACTTCTCCGGTTTTATCAACGGTCCGGACTGCAATCCTTCGTTCGTCGTTCCGGACTTCTTAAAATACTTCCGGGAAATCTGGAGCAGATGGAGCAGATGCTCCCGCCACTTCCTGCTTCAGCAGGAAATCTACCCGAAGTCGTCCCGGCTAAAGGGGAGAAAAAATATCGGGTCGGCTTGATCTCGGGTTGCGTCATGAAGGAGATGTTTCCTGCTATTCATCAGGCTACCCTTAAAGTTCTTACCGAGAACGGATGCGAAGTGGTCATCCCTAGATATCAAAACTGCTGTGGTGCGTTGAACATTCATGGAGGAGTCCGGGAAGTGGCCAAGAAAATGGCCCGAAATAATATCGATGTGTTCGATCGGGCCCAGGTAGATTTTATTATCATCAATGCTGCCGGATGTGGCTCCACATTGAAAGAATACGGAATTCTTTTGGAGCACGACCCCAACTATGCTGAGAAAGCCAAAACCTTCAGCCAGAAGGTGCGGGATATTTCTGAGTTTTTGGTCGAAATTTCTTTCAAGAAACCCACCCAAGAGATTCGTAAACGGGTAGCCTATGACGACCCCTGTCACCTCATCCATGGTCAGAAAATAAGTAAGCAACCGCGTATCATCTTGCAGTCGATCCCCGGACTGGAATTTGTAGAGATTAAAGAAGCGGACTGGTGCTGTGGGAGTGCCGGAATTTACAATATTACCCATCCCGAGATGTCCATGAAGTTGTTAGAACGTAAAATGGCCCATATTAAAGCTACCCAGGCGGATATTATTGCAACGGGAAATCCAGGCTGTATCTTACAGATTAGAATGGGAGTCCAAAAGCACGGAATGTCGGCTGAGGTTCTACATCCTGTAGAATTATTAGCACAAGCCTACGAGTAAGGATCATGTCGCGTTTTAAACATCACATCTTTATTTGTATTAATGTACGTCCCCCGGGTCATGCGAAGGGATGCTGCTCCGAGAAGGGATCTGAAAAAATAGCCGAACTTTTTAAAGAAGAACTTTATCGCCGGGGCTTCAAGGGCATCATTCGAGCTAATAAGGCGGGTTGTCTTGATGCCTGCGAATTCGGTCCTTCCGTTGTGATCTACCCGGAAGGAGTCTGGTATGGAAATGTTCGAACCCCAGAAGATGTCATGGAAATTATCGAACGGCATCTCATCGGTGGGGAAGTGGTTGAGCGCCTTCGGATCCCGGATGAAAAGTTTAGGAGGTGAAGGAAAAGCAGGCCATAAGCCGGATAAAATTCGCCGTATTCTGGTTATCCGGGCCGGTGCCTTGGGAGATACCCTTCTCATGCTTCCCTTAATCCGGGCTTTAAGACAGGCCTTTCCTGAAGCCTACCTGGAGGTCATGGGTTATGTGGAACGGTTGCAACTTGTTTTGGGTGAGGCCTATGCCCATCACATCAGCTCTATCGAGCGCAGGGGCCTGGAAGCTTTTTTTGTAAAAGATGCGCCTCTTCCTCCCGATTTAGTCCGCTTCTTCGGGAGTTTTGATTTAATCCTCTCCTACAAACAGGATCCAGAAGGACTCTGGACCGAAAATCTCGGTAAAACAGGGGCAACCCTGGTTTATAATTTCAATCCCTTTCCTTCCCAAGAAAACCCCATTCATGTTGTAAAATATCTCCTCAATACCTTAAAAAGATTAGACTTGAATCTAGAAACAGCCCATTTACCCGGGAACGCTGAAGATTTTACCGGTGAACAAATACCCGACCTCTATTATCCCAGAATTCAACCTCCTCCCTGGGCCCAAGAGGAAGCTCACCTGTTTTGGAAAGAGAATCGGCTTCCCATGGAAAGGGAGTACCCGGTCTTGGCCGTCCATCCAGGGAGTGGAAGCTTAAAAAAAGTCTGGCCTCCTGAGAAATTTGCCCGGGTTTGTCTGGAAGCCTCTAAATCTTATCAGGCTCGCATTCTCCTCATTTCAGGACCTGCAGATAAAGAAAATGTTCAAAAAGTACTTGAACTTTCCCAAGGGATACATCCGGTCCCGGTCGAAAATAAACCCCTCTGGCTTCTGGCCGCTATTTTGGAGCGTTGCCGGATTTACCTGGGAAACGATTCGGGCGTAACCCACCTGGCAGCTGCCGTTGGTACCCCTGTCATTGCACTCTTTGGGCCCAGTCATCCTAAAATCTGGAGACCTCTTGGAAAAAAGGTCAAAATCCTTCAGGCTGAAATAAAAATGACGTCTGTTCATCCGACCCTTCCTGCTGTCGAGAACCTTTCTGGAGGATTAGAATCCCTGCCGGTTACCACCGTGATGGAGGCCCTGGATGCAATGATCCTCCATTAGAAGCCCTGCTTCAAACGTAGCAGCATTGTTACCACCGTAATGGAGGCCCTGGATGCAATGATCCTGTCCCCTTAAACTCTGTTACCAACACCACAATAAGGTTGAGGATTTCTCGCTCGTCAAACGAGGACGTTCGACCTACTTACAATGCTTTCTTCTCATCTGATCTCTGAAAGAATCGGAATCTGTTTGATCTAATTGCTTTGCTCAAATCTAAGTAGGTCAACCGTCCTCGGTTAATGGAATTGACAGAGAATTATACCTTTTCACCCTGAAAAGGTTACGTATTTTCTTGACTTAACCCTCAACTTCGGTTAATCTCTAGCATCTGATTGTGTCTTAATAATCCAATTACACGAGCACTTTTTATTTTATTAAAGGAAAAGGAGAAGAAGCCATGAGGTTTATAAAATCCTTGTATTTTATTCTGTTTGGAATGGCCTTTTGGTTACCCCATATGGCCGATACCTATGCCCAGAGACCCGAAAGACCCAGGCCGCCTACAGATCGTGGAGAAGGGCCCAAGACGTCGATTGAACGTATTATTCCGGTCCCCCGGCAAGGTGAAGTTAACCTCAGCATCTGGACCAATAAAGGATGCGGATCCACCTATTATACGGGAGAATACATTGATGTTTCCTTTACGGTGGATCAGGATAGTTATGTCACACTTTATGATATTGATTCTACGGGAAATGTAACGGTTCTGTTTCCTAACTCATATTCTCGAGATAACCTGGCCAGGGCGGGTCGTGTCTATACAATACCCAACAAATATTCAGGGTATAATTTGATGATTGAAGGCCCTTCAGGGCTGGAACTTTTGGAGGGAATTACTTCTACAGATGGATATTACCACTGGTTCTTTGATGGGGTAAGTGTACCTCCCATCTGGTCCAACGAGTGGGGAAATCCTACGACATGGGGAGGAAAATATACCCGTGAACCTCTCCCAGGGCCCGATGGAGAGCCTCCGGTTGTTACCAGACGATTTGAAAAAAGGCTCCAGTATCAGGGACCTCGGGATCCAAATCAAATTGCAAACTATATCCGCGAACAAATTCGGGATCAATCTCGAACAAAAATTCAGCCGGGCTACCAGTGGGGGCGTGCTTCCTGTGCCTTTTATGTTATTCATTATCTGGGTTATACCGAGTATGACCCCGGCTTTGAGTCCTCTCCCCCGTCTTATCCTTCTCAACCTTACCCTGTGCAACCCTATCCCCCCTCTATGGCCCCATCTTATCCGTATTCACCTCAATTTTTTGGTCCTCCCCCTTATTCTCCTACGGCCCCGCAACCTTACCCTGTACAGCCTTATCCATCGCAGCCCTATCCCTCTCAGGCTTCTGACCGTACTCTGTCTGTCAATTCTATTCCTCCCCAGGCCCATGTTTTTCTAGATGAGCAATATTATGGAATGACTCCTCTGACACTTTATAACGTGGCAGCCGGCCCTCATCGATTACGGATTGAGAAACCGGGATATATAACTTATGAGCAGGTGATCCAGATAAAGGATCGGGGTCCCACGCAAATTAATGCTTATTTACCATCTTCTTGACCCCATTTACCTGGGGAGCTACAAGAGTAACTCTCTAAAAAGAAATAACTCCAATACCTCCTGGTCTGCCACGGCAACGTCATGTGGCCGTGGCAAGGTGTTGAATTTTTAAATCTTATCGAATCCAGCCTTTTCCCATCCAGCGCAAACCCATAATCCCCAATCGGGTCAGCATAAACAGGGTAATGCCGATCCAGACACCTTGGAGATTTCCGCCAACAGCTCCCCCCAACCAGGTTAAGAGAATTCCCAGTAATCCCAGGGAGACCATGGAATTTCGAATAAAAACCATATCCGATGCACCGATCAGAAGACCATCTAACACAAAGAGGACAGAATTGGGAATCTGCATGCCTGCCAGCAGTCCAAAAATTGAGTTTACGGTCTCCAATACTTGGGGGTCTTGGGTAAAAATCCTGGGTAAAAGATCTTGCAACATTAAAAATCCAAGGCAAAAGATAGTTCCCAATCCGAGGCCCCACCGACATAAGCGGTTTCCGATAAATCGAGCATAGTTGACCTGGCCGGCTCCCAAGGCTTTTCCAACTAGGGCCTGGCCGGCAATAGCCAGGCTATCCAATAACAAAGCTGAAAAGGTCCACAACTGCCACCCCACTTGATGGGCGGCTAAAGAAGCCGTTCCAAAGCCTGCTGCCATTCGGGATCCGGTAAATAAGGCGGCTTGCAGGGCAAGGGTTCGGAGTAACAGATCACGGCTTATAGCCAACATATCCCCAAGGATTTCCCAGCGAGGCCGGAGAACAGCGGTTCGTAGACGAAGGTTGATAAATCGGCTACTTTTTATCTTTTGGATCACTCCGGGATTGGATTCTGGATTTTGAACTTTCTGAGGGCTACCTACAGCCCGCAGACTGCGGCCTACAAATAATAAAAAGGTAACCCCACCAACCCAGGTAGCTATTACCGTAGCCCAGGCTGCTCCCACGATTCTAAAGGCAGGTATCCCCAAGG
This Candidatus Limnocylindrales bacterium DNA region includes the following protein-coding sequences:
- a CDS encoding FAD-linked oxidase C-terminal domain-containing protein, yielding MDKKKWVTELAKIVGVGNVLSTREDLIVYECDGHTIDKAPPDVVVFPTSTQQVVDIVKFAYREKIPFVGRGAGTGLSGGALSLQGGIVIEFCKMNRILEIDYENKRAVVEPGVVNLHLSEALSEQGYYYVPDPSSQASCTIGGNIAENSGGPHTLKYGVTTNHVLGLEVVLPDGEVIQVGGKMEDPLGYDLTGILVGSEGTFGLVTKAIVRIMHKPEAVKTLLGIFDTVDDASSTVSGIIARGIIPGALEMMDNLVIQAVEAATQIGYPLDAGAVLIIELDGFKEGMEELADQIIQVCKENRVREVRVARSEEERAIIWKGRKGAFSAIGRLSPTYYTQDGVIPRTRLPEVLRKIAEISQKYGLRIPNVFHAGDGNLHPLILFDLRDKKQVEKALEAGREILKVCVDVGGSITGEHGIGVEKNNYMPWIFTPEDLEAMRRVKTVFNPDNLLNPGKVFPTSKGCSAEARFYGKVA
- a CDS encoding FAD-binding oxidoreductase produces the protein MTSEMDPYRVEGRVPKAIVFPGTILEVSEILALADKEGVSVIPRGSGTKMHLGGIPKRVDLVLSLTRLNQILEYESADLTVRTQAGITLANLQSTLAQRGQFLALDPPFASKATIGGILSTNSSGPCRLLYGTARDLVIGIKVVHPGGMVTKGGGKVVKNVAGYDMNKLYIGALGTLGVIVEANFKLRPLPRMEKTLWATFPSLSTAFEAVTRIFKSELSPAFLELFNPLAGTLLSRVIEIQTPENNFIVAMGADEVPEAVERQVTQAERVCKESGATDTLILAGETEGKLRRSIREFFTLATTHTRTTLSCKASIPPKTVGELFQIVHGMEKRYEVPGLLQAHAGNGIVYVYFSRPETPIETWVKMIEELRTSVVNLGGNLVVELAPINLKERIDIWGHPGSSFRLMQGIKAQFDPHNILNPGRFVGGL
- a CDS encoding heterodisulfide reductase-related iron-sulfur binding cluster, yielding METAESNVLNLGFDNIDPPNYDRILGCIHCGLCLQKCPTYRELGVEADSPRGRIYLIKSVADGILPINEKFVEHMYLCLDCRACETACPSGVHFGEIMEAARGQIERNWKRPFLTRLIRDTVFKGIFPYPKRIRLLASLLRFYQRSGLQSFVRRSGLLKILPGNLEQMEQMLPPLPASAGNLPEVVPAKGEKKYRVGLISGCVMKEMFPAIHQATLKVLTENGCEVVIPRYQNCCGALNIHGGVREVAKKMARNNIDVFDRAQVDFIIINAAGCGSTLKEYGILLEHDPNYAEKAKTFSQKVRDISEFLVEISFKKPTQEIRKRVAYDDPCHLIHGQKISKQPRIILQSIPGLEFVEIKEADWCCGSAGIYNITHPEMSMKLLERKMAHIKATQADIIATGNPGCILQIRMGVQKHGMSAEVLHPVELLAQAYE
- a CDS encoding (2Fe-2S) ferredoxin domain-containing protein, whose product is MSRFKHHIFICINVRPPGHAKGCCSEKGSEKIAELFKEELYRRGFKGIIRANKAGCLDACEFGPSVVIYPEGVWYGNVRTPEDVMEIIERHLIGGEVVERLRIPDEKFRR
- a CDS encoding glycosyltransferase family 9 protein produces the protein MKSLGGEGKAGHKPDKIRRILVIRAGALGDTLLMLPLIRALRQAFPEAYLEVMGYVERLQLVLGEAYAHHISSIERRGLEAFFVKDAPLPPDLVRFFGSFDLILSYKQDPEGLWTENLGKTGATLVYNFNPFPSQENPIHVVKYLLNTLKRLDLNLETAHLPGNAEDFTGEQIPDLYYPRIQPPPWAQEEAHLFWKENRLPMEREYPVLAVHPGSGSLKKVWPPEKFARVCLEASKSYQARILLISGPADKENVQKVLELSQGIHPVPVENKPLWLLAAILERCRIYLGNDSGVTHLAAAVGTPVIALFGPSHPKIWRPLGKKVKILQAEIKMTSVHPTLPAVENLSGGLESLPVTTVMEALDAMILH
- a CDS encoding DUF4384 domain-containing protein — encoded protein: MRFIKSLYFILFGMAFWLPHMADTYAQRPERPRPPTDRGEGPKTSIERIIPVPRQGEVNLSIWTNKGCGSTYYTGEYIDVSFTVDQDSYVTLYDIDSTGNVTVLFPNSYSRDNLARAGRVYTIPNKYSGYNLMIEGPSGLELLEGITSTDGYYHWFFDGVSVPPIWSNEWGNPTTWGGKYTREPLPGPDGEPPVVTRRFEKRLQYQGPRDPNQIANYIREQIRDQSRTKIQPGYQWGRASCAFYVIHYLGYTEYDPGFESSPPSYPSQPYPVQPYPPSMAPSYPYSPQFFGPPPYSPTAPQPYPVQPYPSQPYPSQASDRTLSVNSIPPQAHVFLDEQYYGMTPLTLYNVAAGPHRLRIEKPGYITYEQVIQIKDRGPTQINAYLPSS
- a CDS encoding MATE family efflux transporter; this encodes MSIFSLTGHKGSTGKESERESSHQHILKLAIPALGTLAAEPLMGLLDTALVGHLGSTELATLGAANTLLNFLFTNLIFLEYGTTARLSRRFGAGEIDLLIQEAIQMGWLATVLGFLITGVLFFFSRPFLQLLHVTPEVLSMGSLYLSIRALGGIPGLWIRLGNGIFRGLQNTKTPWMIATGMNLLNALLSIILIFGWPTLGIPAFRIVGAAWATVIATWVGGVTFLLFVGRSLRAVGSPQKVQNPESNPGVIQKIKSSRFINLRLRTAVLRPRWEILGDMLAISRDLLLRTLALQAALFTGSRMAAGFGTASLAAHQVGWQLWTFSALLLDSLAIAGQALVGKALGAGQVNYARFIGNRLCRWGLGLGTIFCLGFLMLQDLLPRIFTQDPQVLETVNSIFGLLAGMQIPNSVLFVLDGLLIGASDMVFIRNSMVSLGLLGILLTWLGGAVGGNLQGVWIGITLFMLTRLGIMGLRWMGKGWIR